From Nymphaea colorata isolate Beijing-Zhang1983 chromosome 6, ASM883128v2, whole genome shotgun sequence, a single genomic window includes:
- the LOC116256912 gene encoding rhomboid-like protein 19: MTPAYSSGGTGFTRLSKGLSGVLFIVFVVSLFFPWVTRFVALVPARTIPFAWNVITAGYLEQSLFGLILSIYGLLVGGKLLEPIWGSHEFVKFVFFVNFFTLLGVYVTAVSCYYFTKREKFLYGSFSGFHGVLCGFLVGVKQVMPDQEITMLGKLHFRAEWLPSLLVLATVFISFFTIRVMSYLPFVLFGTYGSWLYLRYLQRNPETNLIGDPDDEFAFSTFFPCFLRPVVEIFASCFHKLLCGNRSSHRKAGYVPVSLSEQGYEATEASRRRDWGTHEVNERPGGREDIDGAGEGHESDNV, encoded by the exons GGTGGCACAGGTTTCACCAGGCTGTCTAAAGGACTGTCTGGAGTGCTCTTCATCGTATTTGTTGTCTCCTTGTTCTTTCCTTGGGTAACTCGATTTGTTGCGCTGGTCCCAGCGAG GACCATACCTTTTGCATGGAATGTTATAACCGCTGGATACTTGGAGCAGTCATTGTTTGGT TTGATCTTGAGCATATATGGCCTTCTGGTCGGTGGCAAGTTACTAGAACCAATATGGGGATCTCATGAATTCGTGAAGTTCGTCTTTTTTGTAAACTTTTTCACCTTACTTGGTGTTTATGTCACTGCCGTCAGTTGTTACTATTTTACCAAGAGAGAAAAATTCCT GTATGGTTCTTTTTCTGGATTTCATGGGGTACTATGTGGATTCCTAGTTGGAGTGAAACAGGTGATGCCAGATCAGGAGATTACTATGCTTGGAAAGCTCCATTTCAGAGCTGAG tggctgccatcacttctagttttagCTACTGTTTTCATAAGCTTTTTCACCATAAGAGTGATGAGTTACCTGCCGTTTGTTCTCTTCGGAACTTATGGGAGTTGGCTTTACCTGCGATATCTTCAAAGAAATCCAGAGACCAACCTGATTGGTGATCCTGATGATGAATTTGCTTTCTCAACCTTTTTTCCATGCTTCTTAAG ACCTGTAGTGGAAATTTTTGCATCATGCTTCCACAAGTTACTATGTGGTAATAGAAGTAGCCATCGGAAGGCAGGCTATGTCCCCGTTAGTCTATCTGAACAAGGATATGAAGCAACTGAAGCATCCAGGAGAAG AGACTGGGGTACTCATGAAGTCAATGAGAGGCCAGGCGGACGAGAAGATATTGATGGTGCTGGTGAAGGTCATGAATCTGATAATGTGTAG